GTTCGAGCAGTTCATCGGCAAGAAGATGCTGCGCCTTTCCCCCGCGCTCGCCCCGCACCTCCCGTGGCGGGAGATCCTGCACCGGAAGTTCTGGCACACGCTCCGCGGCAGCGGCTGGCACTACCTCGCGGCGCTCACGGTCGGCTCCGTCGTCGCCTCCGCGGCCGCCGCGACCGTCACGTATTTCCTCGTGCGCGGCGTCATCCTTCGGTACCAGCGCACGCACCCTCACCTCTCCGCGCGCCTCCGCGCCACCGGCGAGACGCCGGTCGCGCCGGACTCCGCGTCCGGGACCGATTCGGTGCCAGCGAGCGAGCGCGCGCCGGAGCGTGAGGATCGGCCGGTCTAGCCGAAAAAGGGTCCGCGGTGGCGTCCATCAAGCCGGCGGGCGGCAAAGGCATACCGGGAGCGTCCGTCGTGCCGGCGGCCGGCGGCACGCGCCCGTCCGGCTCGATGCATCGCCGCGCTCCATCTCGGTGTGAGGCCGATATGACGACTCGGTTCATGACAAGTCGAAAGCGCGGCGAGGCGCGAGCCCGACGGGATGCGGGCCGCCGGCCGACGACAAAGGCGTACCGGGAGCGTACGTCGTGCCGGCGGCCGGCGGCACGCGCCCGTCCGGCTCGATGCATCGCCGCGCTAGCTTTCCGGACGCCGCGACGCGATCTCCGGCTCCGAGAAGAGCGCCGGCTGCCGGCGGCGCCACCCGTCCCACCGCCGCGCCGCCTCTCGCGCGGCGTTGGGCGCTCGCGCGAGGTCCGACAGGAGCGCCAGCAGGTCGGAGCGATCCCGGCTCGCCTCGAACAGCGTTTCCCGCAGGTCCGCCGCCTCCTCGAAATCGCTCTGCTCCTCCGCGATCCGGGCGAGCCCGGACAGCGCGAGGCCGTCGGTCGGGAAGAGGTCGAGCGCGGCGTCCCATTCCTCCTCGGCATCCTCGGTCCGGCCCTTCGCGAAGAAGAGCCGCCCGAGGTCCTCGTGATTCAAGGCCATGTCCGGCTCGAGGGTGATCGCGCGGCGGCAGGCTTCGATCGCCTCGTCGAGCCGCCCCCGCCGGAAGAGAAAGACCGCGCGGTGGTACGCGAGCGGATAGGACGTCGGGCAGTTCCGGATTCCTTCGACATACGCGGCGTCCGCCGCGGCGAAGTCGCCGCGCCGCTCGGCCGAGTACGCGATCGTGAACCACCCGTTCTCGTACGTCGGGAAGATCTTGACCGAGCGCCTCCCGTCCTCGATCGCCTCGGCGAGATCGCCGATCTCTCCCGCCATCCGCCCGCGCCCGGCCCACGCGTCGTAGTACCGGGGATAGATCCCCGTGGCGATCGCGTACTGGTCGTATCCGGTGCGATAGCGCTTCCGATCGGCCTCCGCGTAGGCGAAGTCGTAGTGAGCCTTCGCGCTGTCCGGAGAGGTCCGGATGAGATTGCGGAAGAGCGTCTCATCGCTGTCCCAGACCGGGTTCCGGGAGATCGCGCGGAAGAGGAGGAGGAGGACGACGGCCGCGAGCGCGGAGGCGCGCACGGGCCGGCGGGTGAGCGCGGCGGCGTCGGAAGGGAAGAAGGCCGCGGCGGCGAGCGCGACTCCCGCCGAGGGGAGATACATGAGCCGCTCCGCCATGATCGTCCCGGTCGCGAAGAGGAAGTTCGACGTCGGCAGCGCGGCGACGAGGAAGAAAAGGATCCCGAAGCCGGCCGCCGGGCGCCGGGGAAGGAGGGCGATCCCGGCCGCCGCGAGCGCGGCGATCGCGAGGAGCGCGGCCCAGAAGATCGCCGAGCGGGGGAGAAAGACCGGCAGCTGCCAGGCCGACTCGTCGGCGGAGAGGAGCGCGGGAAACACGATCCGGCCGAGGTTGCGCACCATGACCGCCGACGCGTTGGCGATCCGGCTCCAGGGTGAGAGCGAGACGAGCGGATTCTCGAGCTCGAAAAAGCCCGCGCTCTTCGAGATGAGGAAGCCGCGGAGGACCGCGAATCGCACGGCGAAGGAGGCGGCGAGCGGGGCGGCGAAGCCGAAATAGAAGAGGGCGTCGCGGCGGAGCCTCCCGCCGATGCGGCGGAGCAGGGGGCCGGCGTCGCCGGCGAGGTCGAGGAGGAAGAGGAGCCCGGGAAAGACCACGGCGCTCTCCTTGGTCAGGATCGCGAGGAAGTACAGCATCCATGCGCCGATCGGGTACCGCCGTTGCCGCCGCCGTGCCCGCGCGGCCGCGAAAAAGGAGAGGAGCAGGAAGAATGCCGCGAGAACCTCCGCCCGCCCCACGATCGACGTCACCGCCTCGACGTGGATCGGCAGGACGGCGAAAAGGAGGGCCGCGATCCCCGCCGTCGTCTCACCGAATCGGCGGCGGAACAGGAAGAAGAGCAGCCACGTGTTCGCGACGTGGAGGGCGACGTTCACCGCGTGGTAGCCGAACAGGTATCTCCCGTGGACGAGCCAGTTCGCGGCGAAGGAGAGCAGGTCGACGGGGCGATAGGACGTGCCGTTCGTCAGCGGTCCGCCGAAGTAGGGCGTCGTGAAGATCTGGGGAAGGTTCTTCCACTCCTGGATCCGCGGGTTGTCGCGAACGATCGCCTTGTCGTCGTAGGTGAAGTCCCCCGTGAGGCCGTTGGCGTACGACAGGAGACACGCGGCGAGGAGGAGTCCGGCCCAGGGCCGCTTCTCCCACGCGCGGACGATGGCCTGGGCGCGCGAGGCGATCGTCATGTTCGGCCGCGGTGCACGCGCGGAACATATCCCGGCCAAGGCGCCCCCTCAACCGTCGGCCGGCGCGGCGATGCTGAGGCTTCAGCGAAGAAGGAAGCTTTAGCGAAGGCGGAGCGCGCAGGTAGAATCCGCCCGATGCGTTCGAGCGCGGCGGCGGCCTTTTTTCTCGCGGCGGCAGCGCTCCCCGGCGCTCCTCCGGCGCCGCTCCCGGCTCCGTTTCCGGAGGGCGTCGTCGTCGAGCGCGTCGTCTGCGCCGATTCCCCCTCCGAGAGTTATGCGCTCTTCCTCCCGTCCGGCTTCGCCGCGGCCGGAGAGAAGCGGTGGCCGATCCTCTACCTCTTCGACGCCCGGGCGCGCGGCGCGATGGCCGCCCGGCTCTTCGCCCCCGCCGCGGCGCAGCAGGGCTTCATCGTCGCGTCCTCCAATGACACGCGGAGCGACGCCGCCCTCGATCCGAACGTCACGGCGTTCCGGGCGATCTGGCGCGACACGCACGCGCGATTCGCGATCGACGGCCGGCGCGTCTACGCCGGCGGGTTCTCGGGCGGCGCGCGGATCGCGACGCTCATGGCCGCGACCGCGCCGGGAACCGTCGCGGGGGTGATCGGCGCCGGAGCCGGCTTCCACCGGCCGGTCGAAGGCCAGCCGCCCTTCGTCTGGTTCGGCGCGGTCGGGAATCGGGACTTCAACTACGACGAGATGCGGGAGCTCGACGCGACGCTCGCGCGCCTCGGCGCGCCCCATCACCTCGAGATGTTCGACGGCGAGCACGCCTGGCCTCCTCCCGAGGTGTGCGAGGAGGCGCTCGAGTGGATGCAGTACGAGGCGGAGAGGAGCGGTGCGGTTCCGTCCGACCCCGCCCGCGGGGAAGCGCTGATTCGGCGCTTCGCCGAACGGGCGTCCGCGCTCGCGTCGTCGGGCCGGACGCTCCCGGCGATGAAGGAGTACGAGCGGGCGATCGCGGACTTTCCGGCGACGGCGGGAGTCTCTCGCCTCGAGGACGCGCTCGCCGCGCTTCGGAGCTCGCCCGAGGGACGCCGGGCGCAACGCGACGAGGAGGATCGGATCGCGGCCGACGCGGCCTTCCGGGACCGTTTCACGCGCGTCTGGGGGGAGATCCGTTCCGGCGACCCGCTGCCCGGGGCGCGGCTCCGGCAAGAGCTCGGCATCGCGGAGCTCGAGGCCCGAGCCGCGCGGGCTCCCGGGTCGGAAGACGCGCTCGGCGCCGAGCGGCTGCTCTCGGAGATCTTCGTGCAGACCGTGTTCTACCTCCCCCGCGGATACCGTTCGGAGAGAAACTGGTCGCGCGCGATCTTCTGCGCGTCGATCGCCGCCGACGTTCGTCCGGAATCGCCCTACCCGCGTTACGAGCTCGCCGCCCTCCAGGCGCTCGCCGGACGCCCCGACCGCGCGCTCGACGAGCTGGAGAAGGCGGTCGCTCTCGGCTTCCGCGACGCGCAGGAGATCGGCAGCGATCGCGATTTCGACTCCCTCCGCGCCTCTTCGCGGTTCACGGGGCTCGTCGCGCGCATCCGGGCCGCCCCCGCCCCGGCCGTCCCGGGCCGCTGACGCGCTGGAAACTCCCCCCCGGTTCGGCGAGAATCGCCCCTCCATGCCCGAAGAAGGTGGCGGGAGGCGGCCGACGCTGCGCAACATCGTGCTGGGCAAGCCGCTCCGCGCGACGGATCCGGGCGTCTTTCACCACCTCTCGCTGATCGCGTTCCTCGCGTGGGTCGGCCTCGGCGCCGACGGGCTCTCCTCGTCCGCCTACGGACCGGAAGAGGC
This genomic window from Thermoanaerobaculia bacterium contains:
- a CDS encoding DUF2062 domain-containing protein; protein product: MTSFAGRWQRFILHLMGKEDPPERIAAAFALGVAISFFTPLTGFHTLIALGLAFLLGLSKVDVVMGTLVVNPWTVVPVITFEQFIGKKMLRLSPALAPHLPWREILHRKFWHTLRGSGWHYLAALTVGSVVASAAAATVTYFLVRGVILRYQRTHPHLSARLRATGETPVAPDSASGTDSVPASERAPEREDRPV
- a CDS encoding tetratricopeptide repeat protein, whose product is MTIASRAQAIVRAWEKRPWAGLLLAACLLSYANGLTGDFTYDDKAIVRDNPRIQEWKNLPQIFTTPYFGGPLTNGTSYRPVDLLSFAANWLVHGRYLFGYHAVNVALHVANTWLLFFLFRRRFGETTAGIAALLFAVLPIHVEAVTSIVGRAEVLAAFFLLLSFFAAARARRRQRRYPIGAWMLYFLAILTKESAVVFPGLLFLLDLAGDAGPLLRRIGGRLRRDALFYFGFAAPLAASFAVRFAVLRGFLISKSAGFFELENPLVSLSPWSRIANASAVMVRNLGRIVFPALLSADESAWQLPVFLPRSAIFWAALLAIAALAAAGIALLPRRPAAGFGILFFLVAALPTSNFLFATGTIMAERLMYLPSAGVALAAAAFFPSDAAALTRRPVRASALAAVVLLLLFRAISRNPVWDSDETLFRNLIRTSPDSAKAHYDFAYAEADRKRYRTGYDQYAIATGIYPRYYDAWAGRGRMAGEIGDLAEAIEDGRRSVKIFPTYENGWFTIAYSAERRGDFAAADAAYVEGIRNCPTSYPLAYHRAVFLFRRGRLDEAIEACRRAITLEPDMALNHEDLGRLFFAKGRTEDAEEEWDAALDLFPTDGLALSGLARIAEEQSDFEEAADLRETLFEASRDRSDLLALLSDLARAPNAAREAARRWDGWRRRQPALFSEPEIASRRPES